In Candidatus Campbellbacteria bacterium, one DNA window encodes the following:
- a CDS encoding HD domain-containing protein: MNLPTREEAQEILNEHVQNEYQRHHSNMVALAMEGYADLFDEDKDLWYITGLLHDLDFEEYPDEHPGRSLEWFKEWGYPEELIQAVEAHAYGYNGYSVIPETKLAAALMACDEISGIFYAYQKINPVPYSDMKVKSIKKRLKEKDFAAKIERETIYLGAEKLGVELDEHIENLIKFFSPIR, translated from the coding sequence ATGAATTTGCCAACTAGAGAAGAAGCGCAAGAGATCCTAAACGAACACGTACAAAATGAATACCAGCGTCACCACTCAAATATGGTAGCTCTGGCTATGGAGGGGTACGCCGATCTTTTTGATGAGGACAAAGATCTTTGGTACATCACGGGTCTTTTGCATGATCTGGACTTTGAAGAATATCCAGATGAGCACCCGGGAAGGTCATTAGAGTGGTTCAAGGAATGGGGTTATCCCGAAGAGTTGATACAAGCGGTGGAAGCTCATGCTTATGGATACAATGGCTATTCTGTGATTCCTGAGACGAAATTGGCGGCCGCACTCATGGCTTGCGATGAGATCAGCGGAATATTTTATGCCTACCAAAAGATCAATCCTGTTCCGTATAGTGATATGAAGGTGAAATCTATAAAAAAGAGACTAAAAGAGAAAGATTTTGCCGCCAAAATAGAAAGGGAGACGATCTATCTAGGGGCGGAAAAACTCGGAGTAGAACTAGATGAACATATTGAAAATTTGATCAAATTTTTCTCTCCAATAAGGTAA
- a CDS encoding polymer-forming cytoskeletal protein: MMKAIFKRISLVVLLGVLFIPTAAEALEVRGGEGVSVSSDEVVTENLYVGAGDFSMLGAVEGSLVAAGGQLLVAGEVLDDLTILGGQINVSGDIGGSMQTAGGSVTVSGSVDDDILALAGSVILLPDSTVNGGVVAFGGDITLNGEVNGDVYIDGGSVVINGPVGGDVDIQGGKIEIGSGAVISGDVIHRSGTEANISSEAQIDGEVSSGDLREVYRDGEFAFAGINTKTTGLIFRFLSLLAGALLLGLVLRRFSSRVVERSLSQTWWKHTLLGFALLVLIPVAFIILVATFIGIPVGIMVILSYVSFLIAGWFTAAIVFGSLILKWTAKEDTGSISWQSITIGVIAYFLLTFIPIVGWVAQFLLFITAIGAIGIVSWRGVKDKLQ; this comes from the coding sequence ATGATGAAAGCGATATTTAAGCGAATAAGTTTGGTAGTTTTACTGGGAGTGCTTTTCATACCGACAGCGGCAGAGGCCCTGGAGGTTCGCGGCGGCGAAGGGGTTTCAGTATCCTCTGATGAAGTCGTTACAGAGAATCTTTATGTGGGCGCGGGAGACTTCTCGATGCTCGGAGCTGTTGAGGGTTCTCTGGTTGCGGCAGGAGGTCAACTGCTCGTCGCGGGAGAAGTGCTCGATGACCTAACAATTCTCGGTGGTCAGATCAATGTTTCTGGAGACATAGGTGGCAGTATGCAAACGGCCGGTGGTTCTGTAACTGTTAGCGGTTCAGTCGATGATGATATTTTAGCGCTGGCTGGTTCGGTCATTTTGCTTCCTGATTCTACGGTCAATGGCGGCGTTGTTGCCTTTGGTGGCGATATTACGCTTAACGGAGAGGTTAATGGAGATGTATATATAGACGGCGGTAGTGTTGTGATCAACGGACCTGTCGGGGGTGACGTTGACATACAAGGCGGCAAGATAGAGATCGGCTCTGGTGCTGTTATATCGGGAGATGTGATCCACCGCTCTGGAACCGAAGCTAACATCTCTTCAGAAGCTCAAATTGATGGTGAAGTAAGTTCTGGAGATCTTAGAGAAGTTTACAGAGATGGCGAATTCGCCTTTGCTGGCATAAACACCAAAACGACTGGACTTATTTTTAGATTTTTGAGCTTACTCGCGGGAGCGCTTCTCTTGGGATTGGTTCTCAGAAGATTTTCCTCAAGAGTTGTTGAACGATCTCTATCGCAAACTTGGTGGAAGCATACCCTGCTCGGTTTCGCGCTACTCGTACTCATTCCGGTCGCGTTTATTATTCTAGTGGCAACGTTTATCGGAATACCAGTAGGAATTATGGTGATCCTTTCTTACGTTTCATTTTTGATCGCTGGTTGGTTTACAGCGGCAATTGTATTCGGTAGTTTGATCCTAAAATGGACCGCTAAGGAAGATACCGGCAGTATCTCGTGGCAGAGTATAACTATTGGTGTTATCGCCTACTTCTTGCTTACCTTTATACCTATCGTTGGATGGGTTGCTCAATTCCTACTCTTCATTACCGCTATAGGCGCTATAGGTATCGTATCTTGGAGAGGAGTCAAAGATAAGCTACAATAA